GCTCCGGGGGAGCTTCCGGACAGGGGAAAGACCATAGGAAACAGCGGTTTCGGATGACCGGAAAGGCGAAGCACTTCATAGGCGTTCTGGAGGGTGTCGCAGGTGGAGGGAAAGACCCAGGCGTCGATCCGGGCGCCGAGATCTCCCCGGATCGCCGAGAAGATCCCCCGGAGGACGGGACAAAGGAACGGCGGACCCCCCCCGGGGGAAGGGGAGGAATCCTCGGTCCCCCACACGGTCACCGGGAGCATCCCGGCCGCGTGGAGCAGCTCCTCCGGAGCGTGGAGGGGGGCGCACCCGACCGCCTTCCTCCCGGAAAACATCTTCCAGCGGGACACGGCGGCCACCGGATCCGTGCAGGCGGCGGACGCGGTGCGGAAGGCGCCGTCGGCCCCCCCGGCGATCATCGTCCCCTCACGCCCCCTGGTAGATGACCGCGAGGATCAGGGCTTCCTTCTCCTCGGTGGAATGGACGTGGTGCGGGATCGTCGAGTTGTAGTAGATGCAGTCCCCCTCGGAGAGGACGTCGGAGAACTTGTCGAGGAAGACCTCCACCTTCCCGGAGAGGACGTAGAGGAACTCCTCCCCTTCGTGGCTGTTCCGCGCGACGTTGCGATCGAGCAGCGGCTTCAGGCGCACCAGGAACGGCTCCATCTTCCGCCCCGCCTTTCCCACCCCGAGCGCCTCGTAGGCGTAGGCCGACTGCCCCCCCTCCTTCAGCCCCACCCGGGAGACGGTGGTCCGGTCGGTCTTCCGCACGATCGAGAAGGCACGCTCCTCCTTCCCCCCGATGAAGGCGGACACCGAGGTCCCGAGCGCGTTCGCGATCTTGACCAGGGTCCCCAGCGGCGGCGAGGTCATCCGGTTCTCGATCTGGGACAACAGCGCCGAGGAGAAGCCGGTCTTCTCCGCCAGCTGCTGGAGGGACACCCCGACCTCCTCCCGGAACTGCCGGATATGGTCTCCCACCTGCACCTCGGGATCCCCCGCGGCGGGGCCCCAGTCGCCGGATTCCTCCGCGATCTTGGACAGCAGGTCGTCCATCGATTCGTCACGAGTGAATTCTGGCAAAGGACTCCCCCTCCTTCAGGGCGTTGACGTTCAGCGGGATGAACTTCTCGTACTTCTTCGAGACGACCTTCGGGATGCAGTCGAAAAGCGTCTGCATCGAGACGACCCCGGTCATCGCCACGTAGGCCCCCAGCGCGACCATCGAGGCGAGCTGCTGGCTCCCGACCGCCTCGCGGGCGATGTCGTTCGCGGGGAGCGCCAGGAGACGGAGATCGGCCCTTCCCACCTTCGCCGGATCGACGAGGGAGCTGTTGATCAGGAGGTTCCCCCCCTTCCGGACGAGCGGAAGATACCGGTCCAGCGAGGGGGCGTTCATCACGACGCACGATTCCGGAAGTCCCACCACCGGGGATCCGATCTCCTCGTCCGAGATCACGACGGTGCAGTTCGCGGTCCCTCCCCGCATCTCCACCCCGTACGCCGGGAAATAGGTCACCTGCTTTTCCTCGTCCATCGCGGCGATGGCGAGCAGGTTCCCGATCATCAGGATCCCCTGCCCTCCGAAGCCGGCCATGATCACGTCGGTGGTCATACGAAGTCCGCCTGTGTCCGTTCCTTGTACACGCCCAGGGGGAAGTATTCCGACATCTCCCCGAGCACCCGCTCCTGAGCCTCCAGCGGCTTCATTCCCCAGTTCGTCGGGCAGGTCGACAGGAATTCCACGATGGAAAACCCCATCTCCCGGATCTGCATCTCGAAGGCCTTCCGCACCGCCTCCTTGGCCTTCCGGATCTGTGCCGGGGTGCTGGTCGCCACGCGGGCCGAATAGGCGGTCCCCTCCAGGGTGGCGAGCAGCTCGGCCATCTTGATGGGGTACCCGTCGTTCCGGAAATCCCGGCCGTAGGGGGAGGTGGAGGTCCTCTGCCCGAGCATGGTCGTCGGGGCCATCTGCCCTCCCGTCATCCCGTAGGTGGTGTTGTTCACGAAGAGGACGGTGATGTTCTCCCCCCGGTTCGCCGCGTGGATGATCTCGGAGGTCCCGATCGCCGCGAGGTCGCCGTCCCCCTGATAGGTGAAGACGAACTTGTCGGGCTGGGCCCGCTTCACCCCCGTCGCCACGGCCGGAGCCCGCCCGTGGGGGGCCTCCGCGACGTCCACGTCGATGTAGTCGTACAGGAACACGGAGCATCCGACACAGGCGACGCCGATCGTCTTCTCGCGCAGATCGTACCGGTCGATCGTCTCGGCGAGGATCCGGTGCGCGATCCCGTGGTGGCACCCGGGACAGAAGTGTGTCCGCACGTCCACGAGGCTTTTCGGACGGTCGAACATCTGCCGGGAGAACCGTTCCTTCCCCGGGCTCTTCACGGCCTCTTCCCCGCGAGCGTCCGGATCTCCCCCAGGATCTCCTCGGGGGTGGGCATCGCGCACGGCTTTCCGAGGAAGCGGATCCGGTCGTGATGCCTCGTGCTCATCCGCACGTCCTCCACCATCTGGCCGGTGTTCATCTCCACGACGAGCACGACGTCCGCCGCCTCCGCCGCCTCGTCGACCTGCGCCGACGGGAACGGGAAGAGACTGACCGGACGGAGCATCCCGGCCGGGATCCCCTCCTGCCTCGCCCACTGGATCGCCGTCTTGCACACCCGGGCTGCAGTTCCGAAGGCGACGATCGCGATCGTCGCCCCGTCGAGACGGAAGCGCTCGAAGAGCACCTCCTCCTCCCGCATCCGCTCGTACTTGCGGAACAGCTTCCAGTTGTGGACCTCGATGGCGTTGTCCTTCAGGTAGAGCGATTTCACGTTCTGCCGGGGACGCCCCTTGCAGCCGGTCAGGGCCCACGGCTTTTCCGGCGGGACCGACGGCTCGTACGGGACCGGCGTGAAGGGCTCCTTCATCTGGCCGACGATCGCGTCCCCGAGGACCATCGCGGGGTTCCGGTACTTGTCGGCCAGGTCGAAGGCCCGCATGGTGAGCGAGTACATCTCCTGGACGGAGTGCGGGGCGAGGACGGGCATCCGGTATCCCCCGTGGCCGCCGCACTTGACCGCCTGGAAGTAGTCCCCCTGCGACGGGGCGATCCCCCCGAGGCCGGGCCCGGAGCGGGAGATGTTCACGATCACCGCCGGGAGCTCGGAGCCGGCCATGTAGGAGAGCCCCTCCTGCATCAGGGAGATCCCGGGGCCGGAGGAGGAGGTCATGACCCGCTTCCCCGACGCGGCCGTCCCCAGGATGAAATTGATCGTCGCAACCTCGCTCTCGGCCTGGAGAAAGGTGCCGCCCATCGTGGGGAGGTGCGTGGACATGTACTCGGGGATGTCGTTCTGGGGGGTGATCGGATAGCCGTAGTAGAAACGGCATCCCGCGGCGATCGCCCCCAGGCAGATCGCCACGTTCCCCTTCATCAGCTCCCGGCGGATCTCCACGGCGGCGGCCTTCATCTCCACACCCGGATGCAGACGTCGGGGCAGAACTCCGCGCAGATGGCGCATCCCGTGCAAGCCTCGGGGCGGGCGAACACCGCGGAGGCGTACCCCTGGGAGTTCCTCTCCGCCCCGATCTCGATGCAATCCTTCGGGCATGCGGGGACGCAGAGCTCGCACGACTTGCATCGCTCGAAGTCGATCTCGATCCGCCCCGTCGCCCTGGCGGCGCTTTCCTTCATGGCCCGGCTCATCCCTCTCAGTCGTATTTCGGCTTGAACTCGAAGTAGTGCGTGGTGTCGATCAGGCGGGTCGTCCGCGATTTCGACCGCATCACGATCGACTGGGTGTGGGCCCCTCCGCTGAAAAAGCGGACGCCCCGGAGGAAATCCCCGAAGGTGACTCCGGTCGCCGCGAACATCACGTCGCTCTTCGCCAGGTCCTCCAGCCGGTACACCCTTCCGGGATCGTCGATCCCCATCGTCTTGGCCCGCGCGATCTCCTCCGGGTTCCGAAACTTGAGGATCCCATGGAAATCGCCCCCCATGCACTTCAGGGCGGCCGCGGCGAGCACCCCCTCCGGGGCGCCCCCCACGCCCATCAGGACGTCGACCCCGGATCCGTCCTTCGCGGTCGCGATCGCCCCCGCGACGTCGCCGTCCCCGATCAGCTTGATCCGGACTCCCGCGGCGCGGCACTCCCGGATCAGTTCCTGGTGGCGCGGGCGATCGAGGATCACGACGCAGAGGTCTTCCATGTACACCTTCAGCGCCTTGGCGATGCTGCGCAGGTTTTCGGTCGGGGTCGCCGTGATGTCGATCACTCCCGCCGCCTTCGGTCCCACCGCGATCTTCTGCATGTAGGTATCGGGGGCGTGCAGGAATCCCCCCTCCTCCGCGATGGCGATCACCGCCAGGGCGTTGTTCCCCCCGGTAGCGACGATCGTCGTCCCCTCGAGCGGGTCGACCGCGATGTCCACCGCGGGGGAGTCGGAGGCTCCGACCTCCTCGCCGATATAGAGCATGGGCGCCTCGTCCCGCTCCCCCTCGCCGATGACGACCCGTCCCCTGAAATTCACGGCGTTGAAGGCTTTCCGCATCGCCGTGACGGCCGCCTGGTCCGCCGCCACGTTGTCGCCCCGGCCCATGAGCCGCGCCGCCGCAAGCGCCGCCGCTTCCGTCACCCGTACCACCTCGAGCGCCAGATTCCGATCCATAGCCCCTATCCCTCCTCTCCGGCCGTCGGTCTCCGGCCTGTCCGCTCCCGGAACCCCGGGGGCACGCGGACCACCCTGCCCGCGTCGTCGGTGAAGGCATGCACCGTCGAACCTTCGGTGAGAACGGCTCCGTCGCTCCGCACGATCCGGTACCGGAAGGAGACGCTCGCACGCCCGAGTTCCCCGATCCCCGCATGGATCTCGAGGAGATCGTCGTACCGGGCCGGCAAGAGGTACCGGACGGCCGCTTCCGTGACCGGGAGATGGATCCCGGTCGCGATCAGCTCGCGATACTCCATCCCCATCCGGCGCAGCAGCTCGACCCGGCCCGCCTCGAACCACCGCAGGTAGTTTGCGTAGTAGACGATCCCCATGGCATCGGTGTCCGCAAAGAGCACCCGGACCGTCGCGACGGGCATCATCGGAACCCGGTCAGCGTCTGCCGAGGAGATACCCGATCAGGGAAGTCCCCGCCGCCACGAACTGCCCCGTGGCCTTCGCGTCCGCTTCCGTGTACCGCTTCCCCGCGAAGGAGGAAAGCCCTTCGGGGGTCGGGTAGAAGACGAACGGAACCGGTTCCTGGGAATGGGTCCGTATCGCCACCGGGGTCGGGTGATCGGGAAGCACCAGTATCCGAAGGTCCCCTTCGTTGCGGGCGCGCGTCAGGAGCGGTCCCACGATCTCCGCGTCGATCCGCTCGATCGCCCGGACCTTTTCCTCCGCGTCCCCGTTGTGCCCCGCCTCGTCGGGCGCCTCGACGTGGATCAGGACGAAATCCCGCTCCGCGAGCTCCCGGAGAGCAACCTCCCCCTTCCCCCGGAAATTCGTGTCGGTGTAGCCGGTGGCCCCCGGAACGTTCACCACGCGAAGCCCCGCGTAGGACCCGATCCCCTTGATCAGGTCGACCGCCGCCACGACCGACCCCGAGAGTCCATACCGCTCCGGGAAGGGGGACATCTTCGGAGCTTTCCCCTGGCCCCAGAGCCAGATGGAGTTGGCCGGCAGCTTTCCCGCCTCGACCCGTTTCCAGTTCACCGTGTGGTCGGAGAACAGTTCGCGGGAGATCTCCATCAGCTCGAGCAGCAGCTCGGCCCCGTCCCCCTTGGGAAGATACTCGGTGATCTTCTTCCCGTGGATGTCGTGGGGGGGAGTGGTGACGACGGCGTCGTTTCCTCCCGGCCAGACCATGAGATGCCGGTAGCTCACGCCCGGGTGGAAGCGGACTCCCTTGCCGTCGACCAGCGCCTGGAGCGACGCCAGAAGCTCGGCGGCCTCCTTCGTGCCGATGTGCCCCGCCGAGAAATCCTCCATCTCCGAGTCGGCGCCGCTATGCTTCAGGCAGACCACGTTGCAGCGCACCGCGACGTCGTCCTCCCCGAGTTCCACCCCCATCGAGGCGGCTTCCAGGGGGGAACGGCCCGTGTAGACTTCCCGCGGATCGTAGCCCAGGATACTCAGGTTCGACACGTCGCTCCCGGGATACATCTCGACCGGGACGACCTGGACCATCCCGACCGCGCCTTCCGAAGCCATGGAATCGAGGTTCGGCTTCCTCGCCGCCTCCAGCGGGGTCTTTCCGCCGAGCGCCGGGACCGGCCAGTCGGACATGCCGTCGCCGATCAGAATGACGAATTTCCGCGCCACCGCCCCTCCCTTTAGAATCCGAGCACCCGGATCACCTGCGGCATCTCCGGGGGGATCGTGACCGCCTCCACCGACTGCGCGATCGCGTTGTCGGGGTCCTTCAGGCCGTGGCCGGTCAGCGTGCAGACGACCCGGTCCCCCTTCGCGAAGAACGATTCCCTCCCCAATTTTACCACGCCGGCGACGGAAGCCGCGGAAGCCGGCTCGCAGAAGATCCCTTCCGTCTCCGCGACCAGCTTGTAGGCCTCGAGAATCTCCGCGTCGCTGACCATCCGGATCATCCCTCCCGACTCGTCCCGGGCCGCTTCCGCCTGCTTCCAGGAGGCGGGGTTCCCGATCCGGATGGCGGTCGCCACCGTCTCCGGCTTCCGCACCGGCGCCCCGCGGACGATCGGCGCGGCCCCTTCCGCCTGCCATCCGAGCATCTTCGGGAGCCGGGTAATCTTTCCCGCTTCGCGGTACGCCTTGTAGCCCGCCCAGTAGGCGGTGATGTTCCCGGCGTTCCCCACGGGAAGGACATGCCAGTCCGGGGCGTCCCCCAGGGCGTCGCAGATCTCGAAGGACGCGCTCTTCTGCCCTTCGATCCGGTACGGGTTCAGCGAGTTCACCAGGGTCACCGGATATCTCTCCGAGATCTCCTTCACCAGCGCCAGTGCGTCGTCGAAGTTTCCCAGGATCTGGACGACCTGCGCCCCGTGGATCATTGCCTGGGAGAGCTTCCCGAGGGCGATCTTTCCCTCCGGGATCAGGACGAACGCCTTCATCCCTGCGCGCGCCGCGTAGGCGGCGGTGGAGGCCGAGGTGTTCCCGGTGGAGGCGCAGATCACCTTGTCCGCCCCTTCCGCCTTCGCCATGGATACGGCCATCGTCATCCCGCGGTCCTTGAACGAGCCGGTGGGGTTTTGCCCCTCGCACTTGAGGTGCAGGTCGATCCCCGGTGCGATCGCCTTCGCGAGGTTCTGCGCCCGGAGGAGCGGCGTGTTCCCCTCGAGAAGCGTCACGACGCAGTCGTCGGACACCTTCGGCAGGAGGGCGGAATAGCGGCGGATGATCCCTTCCCAGTGCATCGCTTGCATTCCTTTACAGGCTGTTTTCTATCCGGATCATCCGCGTCCGGTCGAGGACGACGGGGAGCCGGTCGGTTTCCTCGAGGGCCGCGCGGACGTCCCGCTCCTTCGCGTGGTGCGTCTGGATGAAGATCGGCACCGCGCTCTCCGCCTTGC
The genomic region above belongs to Deltaproteobacteria bacterium GWC2_65_14 and contains:
- a CDS encoding 2-oxoacid:ferredoxin oxidoreductase subunit gamma — its product is MTTDVIMAGFGGQGILMIGNLLAIAAMDEEKQVTYFPAYGVEMRGGTANCTVVISDEEIGSPVVGLPESCVVMNAPSLDRYLPLVRKGGNLLINSSLVDPAKVGRADLRLLALPANDIAREAVGSQQLASMVALGAYVAMTGVVSMQTLFDCIPKVVSKKYEKFIPLNVNALKEGESFARIHS
- a CDS encoding 2-oxoglutarate oxidoreductase, with product MFDRPKSLVDVRTHFCPGCHHGIAHRILAETIDRYDLREKTIGVACVGCSVFLYDYIDVDVAEAPHGRAPAVATGVKRAQPDKFVFTYQGDGDLAAIGTSEIIHAANRGENITVLFVNNTTYGMTGGQMAPTTMLGQRTSTSPYGRDFRNDGYPIKMAELLATLEGTAYSARVATSTPAQIRKAKEAVRKAFEMQIREMGFSIVEFLSTCPTNWGMKPLEAQERVLGEMSEYFPLGVYKERTQADFV
- a CDS encoding 3-methyl-2-oxobutanoate dehydrogenase subunit VorB yields the protein MKAAAVEIRRELMKGNVAICLGAIAAGCRFYYGYPITPQNDIPEYMSTHLPTMGGTFLQAESEVATINFILGTAASGKRVMTSSSGPGISLMQEGLSYMAGSELPAVIVNISRSGPGLGGIAPSQGDYFQAVKCGGHGGYRMPVLAPHSVQEMYSLTMRAFDLADKYRNPAMVLGDAIVGQMKEPFTPVPYEPSVPPEKPWALTGCKGRPRQNVKSLYLKDNAIEVHNWKLFRKYERMREEEVLFERFRLDGATIAIVAFGTAARVCKTAIQWARQEGIPAGMLRPVSLFPFPSAQVDEAAEAADVVLVVEMNTGQMVEDVRMSTRHHDRIRFLGKPCAMPTPEEILGEIRTLAGKRP
- a CDS encoding fructose-bisphosphatase, class II, which produces MDRNLALEVVRVTEAAALAAARLMGRGDNVAADQAAVTAMRKAFNAVNFRGRVVIGEGERDEAPMLYIGEEVGASDSPAVDIAVDPLEGTTIVATGGNNALAVIAIAEEGGFLHAPDTYMQKIAVGPKAAGVIDITATPTENLRSIAKALKVYMEDLCVVILDRPRHQELIRECRAAGVRIKLIGDGDVAGAIATAKDGSGVDVLMGVGGAPEGVLAAAALKCMGGDFHGILKFRNPEEIARAKTMGIDDPGRVYRLEDLAKSDVMFAATGVTFGDFLRGVRFFSGGAHTQSIVMRSKSRTTRLIDTTHYFEFKPKYD
- a CDS encoding cofactor-independent phosphoglycerate mutase; its protein translation is MSDWPVPALGGKTPLEAARKPNLDSMASEGAVGMVQVVPVEMYPGSDVSNLSILGYDPREVYTGRSPLEAASMGVELGEDDVAVRCNVVCLKHSGADSEMEDFSAGHIGTKEAAELLASLQALVDGKGVRFHPGVSYRHLMVWPGGNDAVVTTPPHDIHGKKITEYLPKGDGAELLLELMEISRELFSDHTVNWKRVEAGKLPANSIWLWGQGKAPKMSPFPERYGLSGSVVAAVDLIKGIGSYAGLRVVNVPGATGYTDTNFRGKGEVALRELAERDFVLIHVEAPDEAGHNGDAEEKVRAIERIDAEIVGPLLTRARNEGDLRILVLPDHPTPVAIRTHSQEPVPFVFYPTPEGLSSFAGKRYTEADAKATGQFVAAGTSLIGYLLGRR
- a CDS encoding threonine synthase — translated: MHWEGIIRRYSALLPKVSDDCVVTLLEGNTPLLRAQNLAKAIAPGIDLHLKCEGQNPTGSFKDRGMTMAVSMAKAEGADKVICASTGNTSASTAAYAARAGMKAFVLIPEGKIALGKLSQAMIHGAQVVQILGNFDDALALVKEISERYPVTLVNSLNPYRIEGQKSASFEICDALGDAPDWHVLPVGNAGNITAYWAGYKAYREAGKITRLPKMLGWQAEGAAPIVRGAPVRKPETVATAIRIGNPASWKQAEAARDESGGMIRMVSDAEILEAYKLVAETEGIFCEPASAASVAGVVKLGRESFFAKGDRVVCTLTGHGLKDPDNAIAQSVEAVTIPPEMPQVIRVLGF